A single Mustelus asterias chromosome 4, sMusAst1.hap1.1, whole genome shotgun sequence DNA region contains:
- the LOC144492461 gene encoding uncharacterized protein LOC144492461, with product MSRPAAQSLQSRWCEWSRSLCCCRGGEAHSVNGMGGRLSRKKRGYNVNDPKEGKTTAESPQDPEVKDDLENPDASKEQVKKPEVELPEEKPETEAPKAASDAAKPADLATPDVKTEEKATVVPATDPVLVSDVQASVPATDPVQALDVQASVPATDPVQALDVQASVPATDPVLVLDVQASVPATDPVLVLDVPATDPVQASGVSAINLVKATEQSPEPVEHHLVTETVEFSSTPDTGSSADTPDVPELSEGKTQTVLAVCEETQAKPVLDKEMGMTSEHPSNETSSLGDHVATEIMKVEQLENSHLIPEDQDESEVPEVIENQDNVSPQSTLKEVESALQETSSESGVEVPPKEIEIPRLPITVETPIDIVLKNEIASCEKHVAGPDTRDEIQEKMVSETIHPTDQMVADVKIEPTEHSVKNSDHVQDSSVQEDSDKVLADQSLAEGSGNLSVDTLRGTSVTDVVPAQSKDAMAECPPEMVSTSVSAAEVVTAESTPETKSNTVTETRCEQTPELISHQDSVKTPPLETSSEAIPDIKVTVYTEGLQEQIETGTEPTKASTGDESLPESFVSDSEAHPPKLDSTVEDSTVPGTASALTFGEPSPTDVIKTEETSSMKTENGFSVDEQSQNEGDKLPDASVVNGTPVDNGDQSKKSQVEVNSQSETIKAEENIQGSISDSAVGSKSIEQVNTNPPAMESGCVKLDNQTLDSEL from the coding sequence TTAACGGCATGGGTGGCAGGTTGAGCAGAAAGAAGAGGGGCTATAATGTAAATGACCCAAAAGAGGGCAAAACCACTGCAGAATCCCCACAAGATCCAGAGGTGAAAGATGACCTTGAAAATCCAGATGCTTCAAAGGAACAGGTCAAGAAACCAGAAGTTGAGCTGCCTGAAGAGAAACCAGAAACTGAGGCCCCCAAAGCAGCCAGTGATGCTGCAAAACCAGCTGACTTGGCAACACCTGATGTGAAAACTGAGGAGAAAGCAACTGTTGTACCAGCTACTGATCCTGTGCTGGTTTCAGATGTACAAGCCAGTGTACCAGCTACTGATCCTGTTCAGGCTTTGGATGTACAAGCCAGTGTACCAGCTACTGATCCTGTTCAGGCTTTGGATGTACAAGCCAGTGTACCAGCTACTGATCCTGTGCTGGTTTTGGATGTACAAGCCAGTGTACCAGCTACTGATCCTGTGCTGGTTTTGGATGTACCAGCTACTGATCCTGTGCAGGCTTCAGGTGTGTCAGCTATAAACTTGGTAAAGGCAACAGAACAGTCACCTGAGCCAGTTGAACACCATCTTGTAACAGAAACTGTGGAATTCAGTTCTACTCCTGATACTGGGTCAAGTGCTGACACTCCAGATGTGCCAGAGCTCAGTGAAGGGAAAACACAAACTGTTCTGGCAGTGTGTGAAGAAACCCAGGCAAAACCAGTTTTAGACAAAGAAATGGGTATGACTTCTGAACACCCCTCAAATGAGACATCTAGTTTAGGTGACCATGTTGCAACAGAAATCATGAAAGTTGAACAGTTGGagaattcccacctaatcccagaaGATCAAGATGAATCTGAAGTTCCTGAAGTAATTGAAAACCAGGACAATGTTTCCCCACAATCCACTTTGAAAGAAGTTGAAAGTGCTCTCCAGGAGACATCGTCTGAGTCTGGAGTTGAGGTTCCCCCTAAGGAGATTGAGATTCCCAGATTGCCAATAACTGTAGAAACACCCATTGATATTGTATTGAAGAATGAAATTGCAAGCTGTGAGAAACATGTAGCTGGACCAGACACTCGGGATGAAATCCAGGAAAAGATGGTGAGTGAAACTATTCACCCCACTGACCAAATGGTAGCTGATGTAAAAATTGAACCTACAGAGCATTCTGTAAAGAATTCTGACCATGTGCAAGATAGCTCTGTTCAAGAGGATAGTGATAAAGTATTAGCAGATCAGAGCTTGGCAGAAGGATCTGGAAATCTATCTGTAGACACTTTAAGGGGAACTAGTGTGACAGATGTAGTCCCAGCACAATCCAAGGATGCCATGGCAGAATGTCCTCCAGAGATGGTCAGTACATCAGTGAGTGCAGCAGAGGTTGTCACTGCAGAATCTACCCCTGAGACCAAGTCCAACACGGTGACAGAAACCAGGTGTGAGCAAACCCCAGAACTGATCAGCCACCAAGATAGTGTCAAAACACCTCCACTTGAGACCAGTTCTGAAGCAATACCAGATATTAAAGTCACTGTTTATACAGAAGGTTTACAAGAGCAAATAGAAACAGGAACTGAACCAACAAAGGCATCTACAGGTGATGAAAGTCTTCCTGAGAGCTTTGTTTCTGACTCTGAAGCACATCCACCCAAACTGGATAGCACTGTAGAGGATAGCACTGTGCCTGGAACTGCAAGCGCTCTGACATTTGGAGAACCAAGCCCAACAGATGTGATAAAGACAGAGGAAACTAGTTCCATGAAAACTGAAAATGGGTTTTCTGTAGATGAGCAAAGCCAGAATGAAGGAGACAAGCTGCCAGATGCTTCAGTTGTGAATGGGACACCTGTAGATAATGGAGATCAGAGCAAAAAGAGCCAAGTTGAAGTGAACAGCCAAAGTGAAACTATAAAAGCTGAAGAGAATATCCAAGGCAGCATTTCTGACTCAGCAGTAGGGTCTAAATCCATTGAACAAGTGAATACAAATCCACCTGCAATGGAATCTGGATGTGTCAAACTGGATAATCAAACTCTAGATTCAGAGCTATGA